Proteins from a single region of Companilactobacillus farciminis KCTC 3681 = DSM 20184:
- a CDS encoding exonuclease domain-containing protein: MKIIVGSYFLDIDKGKKKKIEREKGKSRLFFPKDYTLLDFETTGYDPRWDRIIDIGALKVKDNNVVDKIDNLVKYEDDNTVPAMVEGMTGITSEMIEKDGVTAEIAMRNLVDFIDNDVIVGFNVNFDINFLYDFANKYFGQKVKNDFVDVLRIARKFYPEERHNRLADCIKRIEPKKEQSHRGLDDCYDTKLIFDFFEENIDLNLLNEKRHYHHNKIDLKQLKPESVMIDEDNPFYGCNVCFTGKLDGLLRKQAAQLVVNLGGIAQNGITLKTDYLILGDTAYSLHNKGTMTTKMKKAYDLIGKGSNLKVINESVFLDMLNDRQNEIEG, from the coding sequence ATGAAAATTATTGTTGGTTCATACTTTTTAGATATAGATAAAGGTAAAAAGAAAAAAATAGAAAGAGAAAAGGGAAAAAGTAGATTATTTTTTCCAAAGGATTATACCTTGCTGGATTTTGAAACGACGGGATATGATCCTAGATGGGATCGTATTATTGATATTGGAGCGTTAAAAGTAAAGGATAATAATGTTGTAGATAAAATTGATAATCTTGTTAAGTATGAAGATGATAATACCGTTCCTGCGATGGTGGAAGGCATGACGGGAATTACCAGTGAAATGATTGAAAAAGATGGCGTTACCGCAGAAATAGCAATGAGAAACTTAGTAGATTTTATAGACAATGATGTGATCGTTGGATTTAATGTCAATTTTGATATTAATTTTCTTTATGATTTTGCAAATAAGTATTTTGGCCAGAAGGTAAAAAATGATTTTGTTGATGTGCTAAGAATTGCTAGAAAATTTTACCCAGAAGAACGTCATAATAGATTGGCTGATTGTATAAAACGAATAGAACCCAAAAAAGAGCAGTCTCACAGAGGACTAGATGATTGTTATGATACGAAATTAATATTTGACTTTTTTGAGGAAAATATTGATTTAAATCTATTAAATGAAAAAAGACATTATCATCATAATAAAATTGATTTGAAACAATTAAAACCGGAAAGTGTAATGATTGATGAAGATAATCCATTTTATGGATGTAATGTGTGTTTTACAGGTAAATTAGATGGTTTGTTAAGAAAGCAAGCGGCACAATTAGTTGTTAATTTAGGTGGAATAGCCCAAAACGGGATAACATTAAAAACGGACTATTTAATATTAGGTGATACAGCATATAGTTTACACAATAAAGGTACTATGACTACGAAAATGAAAAAAGCATATGATTTAATTGGAAAAGGAAGTAATTTAAAAGTAATAAATGAATCAGTTTTTCTGGATATGTTAAACGATAGGCAAAATGAAATTGAGGGGTAA
- a CDS encoding carbamoyl phosphate synthase small subunit, which produces MKRYLVFEDGTYFEGTAFGSDTETIGELVFTTGMSGYQEAITDQSYNGQIINFCAPMIGNYGVAKKFNESKKPTIKGVLAREITDVTGNYQSEMTIDEFLKQENVPGIRRIDTRAITLKIRKAGSLKAAIVDDLDSGLIDQISTWKLDDSQLQKSITPTPAEFAGSGKHVVVLDFGYKESIISELKKRCLKVTIVPGNTSLEAIKNLKPDGILLSNGPGDPTRHTDILPTIVELEKLYPVFGICMGHQLLCLANGAKTFKMKFGHRGFNHPVKDLETGRIYFTSQNHGYAVDAESVEDTDLKVTQVELNDQTVEGVEHTKYNAFSVQFHPDAKPGPHDADFLFNRFWNAINK; this is translated from the coding sequence ATGAAAAGATACCTAGTTTTTGAAGATGGAACATACTTTGAAGGTACGGCTTTTGGAAGCGACACAGAAACGATCGGCGAACTTGTTTTTACAACAGGGATGAGCGGATATCAAGAAGCAATTACTGATCAATCCTACAATGGACAAATTATTAACTTTTGTGCACCAATGATCGGTAATTATGGTGTCGCCAAGAAATTTAATGAATCCAAAAAGCCTACTATAAAGGGCGTACTAGCCCGAGAAATAACCGATGTCACAGGAAACTATCAAAGCGAAATGACTATCGATGAATTCCTAAAGCAAGAGAATGTCCCCGGTATCCGACGAATTGATACACGTGCAATTACTTTAAAGATTAGAAAAGCTGGCTCACTAAAAGCAGCTATTGTTGACGATTTAGACTCAGGACTTATTGACCAAATCAGTACTTGGAAATTAGACGATTCACAGTTACAAAAGAGCATCACCCCTACACCAGCAGAATTTGCAGGCAGCGGCAAACACGTCGTTGTACTAGATTTCGGATATAAAGAAAGCATCATTTCCGAACTAAAGAAGCGTTGTTTGAAAGTCACTATCGTACCAGGCAATACTTCACTAGAAGCAATTAAGAATCTCAAACCAGATGGAATTTTGTTAAGTAATGGACCTGGAGATCCAACTAGACATACGGATATTTTGCCAACCATTGTGGAATTGGAAAAACTTTATCCAGTCTTTGGAATCTGCATGGGTCACCAATTATTGTGCCTAGCTAACGGTGCTAAGACTTTCAAGATGAAATTCGGTCACCGTGGATTTAACCATCCAGTTAAGGACTTAGAAACTGGTCGTATCTACTTCACTTCACAAAATCACGGTTACGCCGTTGACGCTGAATCAGTTGAAGATACTGATTTGAAGGTTACACAAGTAGAATTAAACGACCAAACAGTTGAAGGAGTAGAGCACACTAAATATAATGCCTTTTCTGTGCAATTCCACCCGGATGCAAAACCTGGTCCACATGATGCTGATTTCTTATTTAACAGATTCTGGAATGCGATTAACAAATAG
- a CDS encoding HNH endonuclease: protein MQMYQSQTTNPQTNYFIIDSSSSPNHNDVDFKYYSYQNQTNKQLHTGDLIIYRRSGSASEWGNEFYLYGAAQLGDVVQVDPTTGNSLLEVKNPYLFSHRLMKQNLRTFDWKFRKFKGKWSNFFNMNGITQITKEDFLGLLDRQSNLSPEFDGLSSAEESLAVKCYQAQRHELYTIEDTAKGVPTRRAADKYFSDQVKFNYHYKSALTGTSDEDKLVATRIIPWKDNKTTRLDYRNGICLTKILKKAFTQGYFTLSDQGHIILSNLNSNDPELNKTLNKYKNRKIHMNREYSPNKNYLQYHREHIFKR from the coding sequence ATGCAAATGTATCAATCTCAAACAACCAATCCCCAAACCAACTATTTCATAATAGACTCTAGCTCCAGTCCTAACCACAACGACGTAGATTTCAAATATTACAGCTACCAAAATCAAACTAACAAACAACTCCACACTGGAGACCTAATAATCTACCGCAGGTCTGGCAGTGCATCTGAATGGGGCAACGAGTTTTACCTATACGGAGCAGCCCAACTAGGGGATGTAGTCCAAGTGGATCCAACAACAGGCAACAGTCTACTCGAAGTGAAGAATCCTTATCTTTTCTCTCATCGTCTAATGAAACAAAACTTACGGACCTTTGACTGGAAGTTCCGCAAATTTAAAGGCAAGTGGTCTAATTTCTTCAACATGAACGGCATCACCCAAATTACCAAAGAAGATTTTCTTGGCTTATTGGATCGACAAAGCAACTTATCTCCAGAATTTGACGGCTTGTCTAGTGCTGAAGAATCATTGGCAGTCAAATGTTACCAAGCTCAAAGGCACGAATTGTATACAATTGAAGATACTGCCAAAGGAGTTCCAACACGCAGAGCTGCAGATAAATATTTCTCCGACCAAGTAAAATTTAATTATCATTATAAATCAGCTCTAACTGGAACCTCTGATGAAGACAAATTGGTAGCGACTAGAATAATCCCATGGAAAGACAACAAAACCACGCGCCTAGATTATCGCAATGGTATTTGCCTAACCAAGATACTGAAAAAAGCTTTCACACAAGGCTATTTCACGCTTTCTGATCAAGGACACATAATCTTATCCAATCTAAATTCAAACGACCCAGAGCTCAATAAAACACTAAATAAATACAAAAATAGAAAAATACATATGAATAGGGAATATTCTCCTAATAAAAATTATTTACAATACCACCGTGAGCACATTTTTAAGCGTTAA